In Gemmatimonadota bacterium, a single genomic region encodes these proteins:
- the nuoK gene encoding NADH-quinone oxidoreductase subunit NuoK, with protein sequence MIPISYYLILSAVLFLVGATGVLVRRNAIIVLMSIELMLNGANLSFVAFARQFGMADGHIYVFLVITVAAAEVAIGLALVILLFRNRGTVNIDEVRSLRW encoded by the coding sequence ATGATCCCGATTTCCTACTATCTGATTCTGAGCGCGGTGCTCTTCCTGGTGGGCGCGACCGGCGTGCTGGTCCGGCGAAACGCCATTATCGTGCTCATGAGCATAGAATTGATGCTCAACGGGGCGAATCTGTCCTTCGTGGCCTTCGCCCGGCAGTTCGGCATGGCCGACGGTCACATCTACGTGTTCCTGGTGATTACGGTGGCGGCCGCCGAGGTGGCGATCGGCCTCGCCCTGGTGATCCTGCTGTTCCGCAATCGCGGAACGGTCAACATTGACGAGGTCCGGTCCCTGCGCTGGTAG
- a CDS encoding NADH-quinone oxidoreductase subunit J: MELYFFLFFAIVAVVSSVAMILQRNPIYCVLLLIMVMISIAGLYLMLDAQFVAIIQIVVYAGAIMVLFLFVIMLLNLSREEGGTFRIQKPLAVILAALLFLPVAAMVMSYAGGGTASPADGGQAGYGEVEQIGSLLFTKYLLPVEIAAVLLLIAIVGAVVLTRKGTVSVGE, from the coding sequence ATGGAACTCTACTTCTTCCTTTTTTTCGCCATCGTAGCCGTGGTGAGCAGCGTGGCGATGATCCTGCAGCGCAACCCGATCTACTGCGTGCTGTTGCTCATCATGGTCATGATCTCCATTGCCGGCCTGTACCTGATGCTGGATGCCCAGTTCGTCGCGATCATCCAGATCGTCGTGTACGCCGGCGCCATCATGGTCCTGTTCCTCTTCGTCATCATGCTGCTGAACCTGAGTCGCGAGGAAGGCGGGACGTTCCGGATCCAGAAACCGCTGGCCGTCATCCTGGCCGCGCTCCTGTTCCTTCCCGTGGCGGCCATGGTGATGTCTTACGCGGGCGGCGGAACGGCTTCGCCGGCGGACGGGGGCCAGGCCGGATACGGCGAAGTGGAACAGATCGGGTCTTTGCTTTTCACGAAGTACCTGCTGCCCGTGGAGATTGCGGCCGTCCTCCTGCTGATCGCCATCGTGGGGGCGGTGGTGCTGACCCGCAAGGGCACGGTTTCCGTGGGCGAATAA
- the nuoH gene encoding NADH-quinone oxidoreductase subunit NuoH, with the protein MDPIILEGAIALVKIGILLVVVFTTVAYLTFMERRVSALIQDRLGPNRVGPMGLLQPLADGIKFMWKEEFIPANADRILFAIAPALILVPALLIFAVIPAGGEVTIPAFDLFGLQIQETTTTLQIIDLNVGILYVLGMTSIAVYGIALGGWSANNKFTLLGGIRSSAQMISYELSLGLSIVGILMLTGSLQMSQIVAAQDGFLDWFIFRQPLAFVIFVIAAFAENNRLPFDLVECEQELVGGYHTEYSSMRFSMFMISEYASMIAASALMATLFFGGWHMPFEDQVGSGLVTLYQVAGFLLKTGFFLFVYIWVRWSLPRFRYDQLMAIGWKVLLPLALLNVVITGIWMLV; encoded by the coding sequence GTGGACCCCATAATCCTGGAAGGTGCCATCGCCCTGGTCAAAATCGGCATTCTGCTGGTGGTGGTGTTCACAACCGTTGCCTACCTCACCTTCATGGAACGCCGGGTGAGTGCCCTGATCCAGGACCGGCTCGGCCCCAATCGCGTCGGTCCCATGGGTCTGCTGCAGCCGCTGGCCGACGGCATCAAGTTCATGTGGAAGGAAGAGTTCATACCGGCAAACGCCGATCGTATCCTCTTCGCCATCGCTCCGGCCCTTATCCTCGTTCCCGCCCTGCTGATCTTCGCGGTGATTCCCGCGGGCGGCGAAGTGACCATTCCGGCTTTCGATCTCTTCGGCCTGCAGATCCAGGAAACCACGACCACGCTGCAGATCATCGATCTGAACGTCGGGATCCTGTATGTCCTGGGCATGACCTCCATAGCCGTGTACGGGATCGCCCTGGGCGGGTGGAGCGCCAACAACAAGTTCACCCTGCTGGGCGGGATACGGTCGTCGGCGCAGATGATCAGCTACGAGCTCTCGCTGGGCCTGTCGATCGTCGGCATCCTCATGCTCACGGGATCGCTGCAGATGAGCCAGATCGTCGCGGCGCAGGACGGGTTCCTCGACTGGTTCATCTTCCGCCAGCCGCTGGCCTTCGTGATCTTCGTTATCGCGGCCTTCGCCGAAAACAACCGCCTGCCTTTCGACCTGGTCGAATGCGAGCAGGAACTCGTCGGCGGCTACCACACGGAATACAGCAGCATGCGTTTCTCCATGTTCATGATCTCGGAATACGCCAGCATGATCGCGGCCTCCGCCCTGATGGCGACCCTCTTCTTCGGCGGATGGCACATGCCCTTCGAGGACCAGGTCGGGTCTGGCCTGGTGACGCTGTACCAGGTGGCGGGATTCCTGCTCAAGACGGGTTTCTTCCTTTTTGTCTATATCTGGGTGAGGTGGTCGCTGCCCCGGTTCCGGTACGACCAGCTGATGGCGATCGGATGGAAGGTGCTGCTGCCGCTGGCCCTGTTGAACGTCGTAATCACCGGTATCTGGATGCTGGTCTGA
- a CDS encoding NADH-quinone oxidoreductase subunit I has protein sequence MAIVVEARKMTLSERLYLPAVIKGMLLTLAHLFRKKITMQYPEVQKILPPGYRGAHRLNKDDQDRIKCVACEMCAVACPADCITIEGMETEWSDREKIPRTFQIDMLRCIFCGMCVEACPEDAIDMTDDIDLVATTREEMIWDRERLLKNYDDTRDQEGTLGQVLRKNRKPFTRPRGDQLSSPGGPGGH, from the coding sequence ATGGCAATCGTCGTTGAAGCGCGCAAGATGACCCTGTCGGAAAGGCTGTACCTGCCGGCGGTGATCAAGGGCATGCTCCTGACCCTCGCGCACCTCTTCAGGAAGAAGATTACGATGCAGTACCCGGAGGTGCAGAAGATCCTGCCGCCCGGCTACCGCGGCGCCCATCGGCTCAACAAGGACGACCAGGACCGGATCAAGTGCGTGGCGTGCGAAATGTGCGCCGTGGCCTGTCCCGCCGACTGCATCACCATAGAAGGCATGGAAACCGAGTGGAGCGACCGGGAGAAGATTCCCCGCACCTTCCAGATCGACATGCTCCGGTGCATATTCTGCGGCATGTGCGTAGAGGCCTGTCCCGAGGACGCCATCGACATGACGGACGACATCGATCTCGTGGCCACGACGCGGGAAGAGATGATCTGGGACCGTGAGCGCTTGCTGAAAAACTATGATGACACACGGGACCAGGAAGGCACGCTGGGCCAGGTCCTTCGAAAAAACCGGAAGCCCTTTACACGCCCCAGGGGAGATCAGCTTTCCAGTCCCGGGGGACCGGGCGGCCACTGA
- a CDS encoding NAD(P)H-dependent oxidoreductase subunit E, with product MATPLEFTDAARERAEKILGRYPEEYRKSAVVPLLHLAQEEWGYISPEAMACVARLIGCSPVKVAEIATFYPMFNKEPVGEHILAVCHTLPCALTGCAGIFDHLSEKLGVGLGETTADGRFTLRKSECLAACDRGPVLLVNRRLHTHLTTDKVDEILEGLGER from the coding sequence GGCGACACCGCTTGAGTTTACGGACGCGGCACGGGAGCGCGCCGAGAAGATCCTGGGCCGATACCCCGAAGAATACAGGAAATCGGCCGTCGTGCCGCTCCTGCATCTCGCGCAGGAAGAGTGGGGATACATCTCGCCCGAGGCCATGGCCTGCGTGGCAAGGCTGATCGGCTGCTCGCCCGTCAAGGTCGCGGAGATCGCGACGTTCTATCCCATGTTCAACAAGGAACCCGTGGGCGAGCACATCCTGGCGGTCTGCCACACGCTTCCCTGCGCGCTGACCGGCTGCGCGGGCATTTTCGATCACCTGTCGGAAAAGCTCGGCGTCGGGCTCGGGGAAACCACGGCGGATGGCCGATTCACCCTGCGGAAGTCGGAGTGCCTCGCGGCCTGCGACCGGGGCCCGGTGCTCCTGGTCAACCGCCGTCTGCACACCCATCTCACCACGGATAAGGTCGACGAGATACTCGAAGGTCTGGGAGAGAGATAG
- a CDS encoding molybdopterin-dependent oxidoreductase encodes MATITIDEQQYTVEEGRNLIDAAADLGIDIPHFCYHPGLAPDGNCRMCLTEMEIRPGQFGIVTSCTIRIKDGMNFRFNSPAVLDNRKGIMEFLLINHPLDCPWCDQAGECKLQDHSFDHGRGHSRFVETKRVPPKKDLGPHITLYTTRCILCQRCTRFCDEISGTSELGVVQMGSKSEIATFEGLPLDNKMSANVADICPVGALVTKDFLYKPRIWHYEKVDTVCPGCATGCNTTLEVLHQKIYRTKPRHNEAVNGYWMCDEGRFCYHGWQDADRLTAPLMRVDGELVQATWPDAMDAAISGIRAVLDGEGDSAMGVVGSSMATNEENYLLCKLGAEAFGSPRTGLARKPDGEAWTSKSGFHIDADRTPNTRGASDMLGADSLDDLLQGIGDGTIQGLYVLGGDIGQTLSPEVAEAFRKLEFLVVHDMHRSDLADLADVVFPGTTPFEKNGTMTNAKGRVQRLNPTFPPPGGAREDGAILRYVGQRMGADLGGTEPAEILEEIAGRVEGYTGLTYDLIGDQGAMKGGEEPSEAAGG; translated from the coding sequence ATGGCGACCATTACCATAGACGAACAGCAGTACACCGTGGAAGAGGGGCGCAACCTGATCGACGCCGCGGCGGACCTGGGCATCGACATCCCCCATTTCTGCTATCACCCGGGCCTGGCGCCGGACGGAAACTGCCGGATGTGCCTCACCGAGATGGAGATCCGGCCCGGACAGTTCGGCATCGTCACCTCGTGCACGATACGGATCAAGGACGGGATGAACTTCCGGTTCAATTCCCCGGCGGTACTGGACAACCGCAAGGGAATCATGGAGTTCCTGCTCATCAACCACCCCCTGGACTGCCCCTGGTGCGACCAGGCTGGGGAGTGCAAGCTGCAGGACCATTCCTTCGACCACGGCCGCGGCCACAGCCGGTTCGTCGAGACCAAGCGCGTCCCGCCGAAGAAGGACCTCGGTCCGCACATCACGCTGTACACGACGCGCTGCATCCTGTGCCAGCGCTGCACCCGTTTCTGCGACGAGATCTCGGGAACGTCGGAACTGGGCGTCGTCCAGATGGGAAGCAAGTCCGAGATCGCGACCTTCGAAGGCCTTCCCCTGGACAACAAGATGTCAGCGAACGTGGCGGACATCTGTCCCGTGGGCGCCCTGGTCACCAAGGATTTCCTCTACAAGCCCCGCATCTGGCATTATGAAAAGGTGGACACCGTGTGCCCGGGATGCGCCACGGGGTGCAACACCACGCTGGAAGTCCTGCACCAGAAGATCTACCGTACCAAGCCCCGGCACAACGAGGCGGTAAACGGGTACTGGATGTGCGACGAAGGGCGGTTCTGCTACCACGGCTGGCAGGACGCGGACCGGCTGACGGCGCCGCTGATGCGGGTGGACGGTGAACTCGTGCAGGCCACGTGGCCCGATGCCATGGACGCGGCCATCAGCGGCATCCGGGCCGTCCTGGACGGTGAAGGGGATTCCGCCATGGGGGTGGTCGGATCGTCCATGGCGACCAACGAGGAGAACTACCTGCTGTGCAAACTGGGCGCAGAGGCCTTCGGATCGCCTCGGACCGGCCTCGCCCGCAAGCCCGATGGAGAAGCGTGGACGTCGAAAAGCGGATTCCACATCGACGCGGACAGGACGCCCAACACCCGGGGCGCGAGTGACATGCTGGGCGCCGACTCGCTGGACGACCTCCTGCAGGGTATCGGCGACGGGACAATACAGGGGCTCTACGTGCTGGGCGGAGATATCGGCCAGACCCTGTCGCCGGAGGTGGCGGAGGCCTTCCGCAAGCTCGAATTTCTGGTGGTGCACGACATGCATCGCTCCGACCTCGCCGACCTGGCCGACGTGGTCTTCCCCGGGACGACTCCCTTCGAGAAGAACGGTACCATGACCAATGCGAAGGGCCGCGTGCAGCGGCTGAACCCCACCTTTCCACCGCCCGGCGGCGCGCGCGAGGACGGCGCGATACTCAGGTATGTGGGACAGCGCATGGGAGCCGACCTGGGTGGGACGGAGCCCGCAGAAATCCTGGAGGAAATCGCCGGCCGCGTGGAAGGATACACGGGACTCACCTATGACCTGATCGGCGATCAGGGCGCCATGAAGGGCGGCGAAGAACCGTCCGAGGCAGCGGGAGGTTAG
- the nuoF gene encoding NADH-quinone oxidoreductase subunit NuoF yields the protein MAAKLEILTAPIPAGADPGDIDAYMAGGGYGVVRKALTAMSQAELIEEINASGIKGRGGAGFSTGMKWNLCADRYPRYLCANADESEPGSFKDRLLLESKPHQIIEGMIITSYALGINLGYVYIRGEFFQIIDQMEAALEDARKNGFLGANILDTGFDLELYVHPGAGAYICGEETGLIESLEGNRPYPRLKPPYFPAAIGLWGQPTIVNNVETMAQITTIVEMGAEAYKAIGTEEDTTGPRLFGLCGHVKNPGIYEYDSDVTLRELIYDAAGGIRDDNRLKGVIPGGISAPILTPEEIDTPMGFGALGKLGSMGGTGGIIVMDETTSMVDALLNASSFAAHESCGQCTPCREGVPWMNDILRRIRNGQGREEDLDLLLDICKQIHGHTVCVFGQAPGVWPVRTILVKYWPEFRACIERKELVVLPVEESYLRPGQYEHIPPLPGNFRLKTDEADAAG from the coding sequence ATGGCCGCAAAGCTCGAAATCCTGACGGCACCGATCCCGGCGGGCGCCGACCCCGGCGACATCGACGCCTACATGGCCGGCGGCGGTTACGGCGTGGTACGGAAGGCGCTCACGGCCATGAGCCAGGCCGAGTTGATCGAGGAGATCAACGCCTCGGGCATCAAGGGCCGCGGCGGGGCCGGGTTCTCGACGGGGATGAAATGGAACCTGTGCGCCGATCGCTATCCCCGCTACCTGTGCGCCAACGCCGACGAAAGCGAACCGGGCAGCTTCAAGGACCGGCTCTTGCTGGAATCGAAGCCCCACCAGATCATCGAAGGCATGATCATCACCAGCTACGCCCTGGGGATCAACCTGGGCTACGTCTATATCCGGGGCGAGTTCTTCCAGATCATCGACCAGATGGAAGCCGCCCTCGAGGACGCCCGCAAGAACGGCTTTCTCGGTGCCAACATACTCGATACGGGCTTCGACCTGGAACTTTACGTCCATCCCGGAGCCGGAGCCTACATCTGCGGCGAAGAGACGGGACTGATCGAATCCCTCGAGGGCAACCGCCCCTACCCCCGGCTGAAGCCGCCGTATTTCCCCGCCGCCATCGGTCTCTGGGGCCAGCCCACGATCGTCAACAACGTAGAAACCATGGCCCAGATCACGACCATCGTCGAAATGGGCGCGGAGGCCTACAAGGCCATCGGCACGGAGGAGGATACCACCGGGCCGCGGCTCTTCGGCCTGTGCGGCCACGTGAAGAACCCCGGTATCTACGAGTACGATTCCGATGTCACGCTGCGGGAACTGATCTACGACGCGGCCGGCGGCATCCGGGACGACAACCGGCTGAAAGGCGTCATTCCGGGCGGTATCTCGGCGCCGATCCTGACGCCGGAGGAAATCGACACGCCCATGGGATTCGGCGCCCTGGGCAAGCTGGGGTCCATGGGCGGCACCGGCGGCATCATCGTGATGGACGAGACCACCAGCATGGTGGACGCCCTGCTCAACGCGTCGTCCTTCGCCGCCCACGAGTCCTGCGGCCAATGCACGCCCTGCCGCGAAGGGGTGCCCTGGATGAACGACATCCTGCGGCGGATCCGCAACGGACAGGGCCGCGAAGAGGACCTGGACCTGCTGCTCGATATCTGCAAGCAGATACACGGCCACACCGTCTGCGTATTCGGACAGGCGCCGGGCGTCTGGCCTGTACGCACGATACTCGTCAAGTACTGGCCCGAATTCAGGGCCTGCATCGAACGGAAAGAACTGGTCGTCCTGCCCGTGGAGGAATCGTACCTGCGGCCCGGCCAGTATGAACACATACCTCCCTTGCCCGGCAATTTCCGTCTAAAGACAGATGAAGCCGACGCGGCTGGATGA